Within Bdellovibrio bacteriovorus HD100, the genomic segment TATGCACGCAAAGAGCCTTTGGAAGCCTTACGTTTAAACAGATAGAAGTCCGCCAAGAACTGGCGATAGTTCATGTAATCAGATAATACGGGCGGAACTAGCGAACCCATTGAAATTTCTTTGCCTTTGCTAAACTCTGGCTGGCGGTTTTGCATAGAAATGGTTCTCCTTTGCACTCAAACTAGTTCACCTGATTTGAATCCTCAAAACAAGCGGATTTGGCGCAAAGATCCTTAACTTATTGCAAGGCATAAAAAAAGGGACCCCTGATGGAGCCCCAATGCTAGAGTCTAAGTTTTAAAACGTTCAGTGATTAGCGACGGGACAACTTCAAAGTCACCCCGCGAACATCCAAGTCCCCGCGAGTGTAAAGCACGATGCTGGAAGCGCTCTGACCGATCACAGCATTTTGCGGGTACACAGTCTGGCGACGACCGTAACGATCCACTTGGATGGTTTGACCCTGGTTGAAGCCGTTGATCAAAAGATCCATCAGCGCCACATTATAGACAGCATTCGCATCGATTTCGATCGCCTGGATTCTGTAACCACGGTAGCGGTTCATATCCAGGTACATGCCCAGATCCAAACGGTCATTCCCGTACAAACGACGGTTCACATACAACGGCACGTCGATTGTGCGCTCAGGACGACCTGGAGGATTGTATGAATCCTGCTCACGCAAGTTTACAGTGACGGATTCAAGCTGGGCATTGCCACGGATTTCTAGTTGTAAAGTGCGGATGTCTTCACCCAAAACCGCACGATACTGCGGGCGAAGCAAAACAGAACCTTGAGGAGAATAAACACTTTCCTCGCGACGGCCATCGGTCAGCAAAATGACTTCCGTGTTGTAACCGCTGCTGCGGAATTCCGCTTCCACGGACTCAACAACATAACCACGATAGTTTTCACCGATCCCCGCCAACTGGCGAAGGTGCAAGGTTTCGTTGTTCACACGACGGTTCAAATAGATGACTTTACGTTCCTGACGGCCATAACCACCGCCATTACCGAAGTCATCCCCCGGATAACCCGGAGCTGGTCCAAAATCACCGCCCGGTCCGAAATCACCTGGGAAGCCAGGGCCGACATCTGGAATGGGAGCTGGGCCCGGACGAGAACCACCCGGCACGATATAGGCTTCAGCAGCAGCGGCGAATAAAGTAATAGCGGCAAACGAAATTAAAAGGCTGTTTTTTAGAGTCATTATGTCCCCCAAGTGGTTAGAAAGTTCCCCCACCGACCCTTAAAGCAACCTGCGTACCAACCCTTTGGAGGCCAAAATGACCCTGAAAAACGAAAAAAGGGCCACTGACCTTGGAGTATCAGTGACCCTCAACACATTAACCACCCTCGAAAGGGTTCTTTTAGGGACTATTTCAAGTTGTCATCAGTAAGATCAACGATAGGTTTGATCTTACGCATGAACGTGATCGCGAACTGATCTTGAGCATAAGTGGCGCGTTTTCTCATTTTCAAAGCCAAACGAACCTGACCCAAACCGTTGTTGGCGACAAGGCGAGCCTCACCGATCCAGTTAGCATAAGTCAGTTTGGTGTTGTTCAAAGAGATCAAATCCAAAGTGTCTTCCTGATCTTTCGCGATACGGGAAAGAGGAATGTTCACACCCGTACCCGCCTCAGGAGCCAGCAACGGACCGGCGAAAGCCAACAACTCGCTGTTGCCACCTTTCATCATAACTGTGAAACCGGAACGGCCGTTTACAACTTCGAAAGAGGACATTTTCACAGACTTCACTTTATCTTGAGTGTTTTCATTCAAGTAAGTGTTTCTCATGAACTCACGCAGAACCAGATACTCTGGGTTGTCAGAGTAGTTGCCTGGAAGTTTGAAGAACAAGTCAGCAGAAGAATTTCTGAACACGATATTGATGATCGCAGAAGTGGGGCTGGAGCCGATTTTCAAGCGAGCAAAAGTCGTTTCGCAACCGCCATCCAGGTCCACACATTTCACAGTGCCTTCCAAAGCGCGAGCGCCTGTGGAACGTTCGCCGTTACCAGCGCGCACCGATCTTACAGGTGTTGCTGCACCTTCGCCGGAAGAACCTGCGACGTTGTATACCTTAACGTCATTGCCCTCTTTGATTTTCAAAGTGATGATCACATCACCAGACAAACCATCCACAGACATTTTCGCAGACTGAACAGAAGCCGCCGCTTCGTTGTTCAAACGACGAGTTTCATAGCCCACTTTTTCGTTACGAGCTCTTAGATAGTTCAAAAGCTCATCGGTGGAAGAAGAAGTATAAACCAGACCGTCCTCAGTCACGCCACCAGTCATACGTTTTGTCAGGTTGTCACGATTAAGACTGTTGGGATCTTTCTCGTTATAGTCACCAGGAATCACATTCGTGCCTGGAGCCGGAGCGGGACGAGTGCCCACCACTGGCGGCGGAGTCGTTGGAACCGGAGCCGGCGGAGGTGTCGGATTGGAAGTCTGAGGCGCCTCGGGAGTTTTTGGTGGAGGAGGAGGCGTCGGAGTTGTCGGCTGTTTACCAGGAAGTGGTTGAGGTTTGCCGGCATTAGGATCTGCAGGATCAGGAAGACCGCCACCCAATTTATCGTTGGTGTCGCTTGTCTTATTAGAGTCAGTTTGAGTCGCCTCTTTTTTAGGCTCACTGAATACGTCTTTTTTCTTACCACACGCAGTAAGAGACAAAGAAGCCAGCAAAGCGGCCGTAATGATTGTATGCTTGTGAAGCATTGGTAACATGAGAAACCTCCAAGTATTCTTTCTATAAACCAATTCAGAAAGGACCTTTAGCAAGGCTCGGGCCAGATTTCGTCACCCCTCATCAGGCCTTGTATTTCAATACAGATAGGTTTTAGACTGGCTTTTAGAAGGAATTACATGCCTGTACAACAATTCGGCGAGCTTCTGAGCGACCCTAAAAAACTGATTCGACATATTCTTAAAGTCACCTTGATCGCCCTGGCCCTGGCTGGTTTGGCCTTGGTCTTCGTGGATCAACAAGCTTCTTTGTATTTTGCTGAACAAGAAGTCAAAGGCCTGATCCGCGCCCCGGCCCGCATCCTGACGGACATCGCTTTGTCCGAGTACTATTTCGTGGGTTCTTTGCTGGTGTGGATCTTCTGCAAATGGATCGGCCCGCGTCTCAGCTTCCTGCAAACACATCTGGACCGCGTGGACTACTATCGCCGCTGGGCTCTGAATTTCTTTGTGGCTTTGCTCGTGGCTGGCGTGATCACGCACATTATTAAGTTCACAGTGGGCCGTCAGCGTCCACACAAGACACCGGATTTCGATCCCTACGTCTTTGATCATTTTACGACTCACTGGCACTGGCATTCGTTTTCTTCCGGCCATTCGCAGGTGATCTTCACGGTGGCAACCATGCTGAGTGTGGCGTTTCCGCGCTTTAAATGGTTCTGGATTCCGTTTGCGATGCTGATTTGTCTGACCCGTGTGGTGGTGCATGACCACTTTGTCAGCGATATTATCTTTGGTGCCTGTGTGGGTTATGTCGGCACTTTGCTGGCCCTGCAACTGATGCGCAAAAAAACCAGCAACGGCATTTACTAGCTAAGTCTCGGAAAGGAATTCCACCAGATACTGGGATTCCTTCATCGTTTTGACGATGTCCTTATAGTTTTCAACGTACTTTTCGACCAAGCCCCAGAAGTGACTGGAATGGTTCATGTGCTGCAAATGGGCCAGCTCATGCACGATCACATAGTCGATGATTTCCTGGGTAAACACAATCAGACGCCAATTCAAGTTGATCACCTTACGCGAAGAGCAACTGCCCCAGCGGGTCTTTTGTTCGCGGAATTTGACTTGTGACGGATGCAGGTTCATTTCTCCGGCCCAGAACTTCACGCGTTCACTTAAGAAATCCACGGCTTCGCGTTTATAGAAGTGGCGGATTTCTTTGAGGGCGGTCGGATGCTCTTCAATCAGGGAACTGGCACTCCAGTCGTTTCTTGGAATGTGAAGCAGCAGGTGTTCGTCCGTCACCGACACAAAGGTCTTTTTGTGAAGGGTGATGACCACTTTCAGTTTTCGTTCTTTGCCTTTGAAAGGGAAGTTTTCATAGGCTTTGATCTTTTTATCCGGAAACTTTTCGGCGATTTCCTGGAACTTTTCAAAGTTCTTTTCAATCCAGTCTTTTTTCGTCATCAGAAAATCAACGATGACCTTCTGAGGCGTGCTTTTCGCCGCAACCACTTTGATGGGTTTATTAGGATAAAGATAAATGGAAACCGAGCGACGAAAGTTCCGTCGATGCACCTCTACAGGCCATTTTGCGAAGAGAAAAGTTTCTTTGCCGCTCATCAGTCAGAGAATGACTTAAGCCTTAAAAACTGGCAAGATCTGATAATGGATAAAAGCTCTTCTTTTTACAGTCTGGACCCCGAAAAAGTGCTGCTGGCAGCCGAACACGCGGGCTTTTATCCTACCGGCGAATTCACGCAGCTGAATTCCTATGAAAACCGCGTTTTTGATATCAAGCTGGAACAGCCTTGTACGCCGGACGCTCAAAGCAACAACGTCATCGCCAAGTTCTATCGCCCCCAGCGCTGGAGCAAAGAAGCCATCCTGGAAGAGCATGAATTTCTTCTTTCATTGAAAGCTGAAGGCATCCCCGCAGTAGCGCCCCTTTTACAAGGTCATGATTCGACTTTGCAGGAAGTCGACGGCATGTACGTCGCCTTTTTCCCGAAAGTTCTGGGCCGTATGCCGCAAGAATTTTTATCCGGAGAACTGCATAAGGTCGGCCGCCTGATGGCGCAGGTTCATAACGTCGGCGCCAGAAAGCCTGCTCCGCACCGTCCGGTGCTGGATACAAGCTACTATGGCGGCTGGGAAACTTTGGACCATTTGCAGGACTGGATCACCCCGGAACTGCGCGATCGCTACAACATCGCGGCGGAAGATATTCTGTATGCGATCGATGACAGCTTCGACACGTCTGAATTTATTCGCATCCACGGCGACTGCCACAAGGGGAATCTGCTGAACAACGGCAAAGAGTTCTTCCTGGTGGATTTCGATGATTTCGTCAACGGCCCGGTCATTCAGGATTTCTGGATGCTGCTATCCGGGGACGAAGACAGTCTGGATGACGAGCGCATGCAGATCATTCAAGGCTATGAAGAACTGCGCGAATTCCCGGATCATCAGTGGTCATGGATTCCGATGCTGCGAGGGCTTCGCATCATCATGTACGCTGGCTGGATCGCCAAACGCTGGACCGATCCAAGCTTCCCAAGACTGTTCCCCGAGTACAATAAATACACTTATTGGGCCGAGGAAGTTGAAGCCTTGGAAAAGATCGCCTGGAAAATCGGATAAGCTACTGCCTCAGCGTCGACTTCCTAATCGCCAACGTTGAAGTTCATATTCATTTGCGGGCCGGAATTTTGTGATTTCGAATTGTCGGCCTTGCTATTATTTAAGGATTTTAACTTCACATCACTCAGACAGGTTTCATATCCGGCTTCACCTTCCTTGATGGTGCGCCCGGTGATGTCTATACAACTGGAAGAAAAAGTAACCTTGGATTTGGCTTTTTTTGATAGCTCAGCAGGCATCCCTTCCATTTCCATGGTTCCAAAACCTTCGGGCACGGGAACCTTGGTGGTCGTTTCTTCAGAATAGCCTGAACAACTAAACGCCAACATAAAGATAATGACCATGAAATTCCTCATAACTAACCCCCACTTTGCGGGTATTCCAACCAAGAATTCCTCTGAAATCAATAGGAATTCCATCTCATAAAAAAAGCCCTATCTTATTCAGGATAGGGCCTCTTTCATTTGCTCATTGCGCCGACAATCAACGACGGCGCAAAGCTGGATTGATGGAATTTGAAGGCAGGATTTCGCTGGCCTGACGACCATGCAGGGCCTGACCGCCTTTTTTCAGGCTCTTTCTTGGCAGACGCATTTTCGGCTGCTGAGTCATGGCTCTTGAGAACTGCTCCTCTGATTTGGGTGCAAAGCTCAACTCATCTATAGTGGCCTCGCGACGTTGTTTGCCGTTTGTTGATGCCGGTCTTTTTCTAACGCCACTGGCTTTGATGATTTTGGATGTTCCCGCTTTTTTCATGCGGATTGATGGTTTGGACTTCATCTTCGCACTCATCGTGCGTTTGGCTTTCGCTGAACGAGTTAGTGAAGAAGACTTGGCTTTTTTGGCTGAAGCCGATTTAGGGGCACTGATTCGTTTACTTGCCGTCTTTCTGGTTGGTTTAGCGGAAACAGCTTTTCTGACGGGTTTTGCAGAAATGGCGGCTTTAGCTGACTTGCCACGACCTGCGGCGGATTTTTTGGATCTTTTCAGTTGCGAGCGGAATTTTCTAAGACAGGCATTCAGCTCATTCATGCGATAACGAATCAATCGCGCACTGCCGATCTTTTCGTCCGGTCCTCTCCACGCGTGCTGAAGGCTTTCTTTATCGCTCAGGCGCACGCGATAGCTTTGAATCAGCTTTTGGCAGCGTTCGATGTGTTCATTTAATCTTGTCGGCGAAAGATGATGAAGGGTTTCCGGGAAACTGTCTTTCACAAGTTGGTATTCTGCCCGTGGAAAATTGCGGCGAGCAGTCTGTAGTTCGTCTCTCATAACTGGCTCCTCGGTTAGAGTGATGTTGCTGACTCTAGTTTAGAGAACTCTTCCCGGGTGGCCTTTAAAATCATGTCCTTGCTGTTATAAAACAAGAGCCGCACAAAGCGGCTCTTGAAATTGAAAGTCAGGCTCTTACTGGCCCAAAGTAACGGTATTCAACTCGATCGTTTTTGTTCCTTTGTCCCCTGTGTGCATGACTTTCACCACGCCAAATGGAACATCCCCCATCCACATTGTCATGGTTCCATCATCGTCATCATCATGCTTGCCAAGGCCTACAAAGTCCTCGTCAGACTTCGTAAACTTACAAGTGCTGAAGGTGCCCGCTGGAACGGTCACGTCCTCAAGCATTCCTCCCCTTGCCACGCAATTTGTCTGGACAGTGGTCCACTTTTCCGGAGTCCACATTTTTTTAGCGTACTTCGTTTCCATTTTTTCCCACTTGCCCATTTTGTACCAGGATTTCACCAGCCACTTCATTGTGGTTGGATCCTGCTCAAGAACTTCTTTAGAACCCAACACCTCTGTAGAAGTGCCATCAGTACCAACTACCGTGCCCTTCCATTCCACTTTATCCCCCACCATCGGATACGCCACCGCGTAGTTCGCCGCCAGGAATACTAAGCCCGCAATAATATTTTTTACTTTCATAAAGACCTCCTCGTCTTGGTTTGGTTTGAATTTGGAAGCCTAGGTTGAACTGAAGAAAAAGTTCGGTCGTCCTTTTTCTGGGATAGCTGCAACCTTACACCCACCAAGACCCACAAGGCACAAGATGAAGACAATCTGCTTGTGATTGATCAGTAAAAAAACGACAAAAGCCAGGTTGTGACGCCTGGCTTTTGTTAATTGAATGATATCTATTTCAACTATTTATGGTTGATGAACCAGTTGGTGATCAGCTCGGGAGCTTCTTCCAGCCATTCGTGACGAGCCCAAGGGCTGACGAACATTTCGGTTTCAACACCCTGATTTTTCAGAGTCTCGTGATACGGATACATCGTGCGCACTGGAACCACCGGATCCAATCGGCCGTGCAGGAAGATTGTTGGTGGATGATTTTCCGGCACCTGCGCCGGAACAAAACACATCGGTCCACCGCAATCAGCATAAGATGCCGAGTGAACGGCCAAGGCTTTAAACACCCCCGGGAAGGCCACCGCCATACGGCTGGAATGATATCCACCGCTGGAGATCCCTGTGGCATACAGACGATCCATGTTCAACTTCCCGAATTCCCCATTCCCCATGGCTACTAATAGCTCTTCCACGAAATAGAAGTCTTCAGAAGTGTCATAATCAATGCCCACGATATTCGTCATCCATGCCACACCTTCAATCGCCGGCGGAGCAATCACCGCAAAGCCGGAATCAAGCAGTGTCTGGATCAGACGGATTTCGTTATAACCCCCAGCAATCATCAGACTGCTGCGGGAAAACTCCACCGGGAAAAGACTGCCCTGATACAGAATGACCGTGGGCCATCCCGCTTTCGGCGTTTTTCCCTTGGGCAGGGAGTATTTCACATGACGAGTCAGGTGCGGACCGGACACCAGCTTTTCCAAGTAAGGGCAGGTCATACGATCCACAAGTCCCGTGACTTCACAGTTCGACGCCTTCTTAGCCGCTTGAGCCGACAGACTCATCGCCACAACACCAAAGACACCTGCTAAAAGTTTTTTCATCCGGGACTCCTTTGTCCAAACTAAAACCCGAGGCCACTATAAAGGCATCGGCCTTAGTTTGTCCCCTGAATCAGTTGACGGTTTTCCAAGTCTTTTGTCAAAAAGACCCTTTAAACCGCGACTCGGAAGCCCCGAAATACCACTTTGTCGTGGGATAATCCGGTCAGCAAACTAGTGGCACGACCACTTTGTGCCTTTTCCGGCCAGTTCTGCGCCTTGAACCTGCAAAGTCTTCAAAGTCATTGGGAAAAAGGACTGCAAAGCCTGTGGCGTTTTTTGTTCCAAGATCATCAGGAACTCAAGGCCATTGCTGTTGGCAACATTCAAAACCAGCTGTTGATTGTTGTAGTTGTTCACGCTGCCGGTCTTTCCTGGCTCGTCGCTGGAACCTTCCTTCGTGTATTGAACCTCGCTGCCACAATTACGGCTTGGGCATTTCCCGGCAATCCACGTTGAAAGATCGTAAGCCACTTTTCCTTGATCATCGAAAGTTACAAACAACTGCTGCAGGTTGCTGCCAGTGGCCGGGTCCGCTTCTTTCGTGCAGGTGATCTGCTTCGGGAAGTAACACTGATAGCTGCTGGCGCGATCCAGGAAACAATCTGCCTGCGCCGCTGTCGTGGAAAGAATCAAACCTGAAAGAACCATCAAAGACTTTAATTTCATGACAACCTCCTACGTTGTTGGAGGCGAAATTATTTTCAAACAAAGTATTTGTATAATTCATATATTTCATTTTACTATGATTTTAAATGAGTTTACTGAGCCCTTCCCTTGAAGCTTTCTGGGCCGTCGTCCAAAAGGGCACGGTCCTGGAAGCTGCTAAAATGGTAAATCTCACCCAGACAGGGGTGACCCAACGAATCCGGAGCTTGGAAAAGCAACTGGGTGTGACGCTGTTCACCCGCTCCCGTAAAGGCATGCGTCTGACCCAGGAAGGGGAATCCCTTCTGCGCTATGTCCAGGTGGCCCGCGATCTCGAAGGGGACACCCTGTCTAAAATTTCCGGCAAAAAAGAATCCAGCTTCTTTGAAGTCTGTATCAGTGGAACTTCCACGCTGATGCGTTCGCGGATCATCCCTAAAGCCAGCTTGGTGATGAAAAAGAATCCGAAGCTGCGTGTGCGCTTTGATATCACCGACACCGACAGTGTTTTAGGAAAACTAAAAACCGGCTTTGCCCAGATTGGGGCTTTGCCCGCAAATCAAGTGGGGCTGGAACTGGATTCCAAAACGCTCGCGCCGGAACGATATGTTCTGGTGGGAACTTCGGCGTGGAAGAAAAGAACGCTCGATGATATTTTAGCCAACGAGCCCATCATTGATTTTGATCCTCAAGATACGGTGACACTGGATCTGTTAAAGAAGTACAAACTTGCCGGAAAAGCGCAGAAATTGCGTAACTATGCCAACAACATCGATGCGCTGACCTACATGCTGCAACAGGGACTGGGGTATTCCACTCTGACCGAAGAATTCGCGCGGCCTTATATAAAAGATGGCAGTCTTTGTCTTCTTGCGAGTGATTTGCATCTGGATTATTCCGTGGCGCTTGCATGGTATCCACGCACAGAAATGCCGCCGTATTTCAAACAACTTGTCGAATCTCTGACAAAGAAAACGTAATTCCGCATTTAAGTTCCAACTTGGAACTGACTCTGCTCAATGATTTCAAAAAATTTAGTTTACTTTTTCAGCATCTTCGCGGATATTTGAAATCACTCTATTGAAAGGAGGCCATCAATGAAATTGATGAACATTAATAAATCCAATCACCACGGATCCGCAGTCATCGGGATGGCCTCTGATATCCAATCATAGGTACTCAGATTCAATCCCACGACAATTGAACTGCCATTCTAAGAATTAAAACGCTTTGCTGCGTCTGATTCTCAGATCTTAACCCAAAACAATTTTTTTCAGTCCTACAGGCGCCTTCGCATGGGGCGATTCGTCTGATGGTCTGAAATTTCAACTCTTGCATCCGCACGGTCAAAACGGCCTTTTGCCACCGCGCTTTGCAAGCATCATTAATCCTGAGGAGGAAGCTATGAACGCTCTAATGCGTAAAAAGAAAGAATGGGAATTCCAAAACGAACGATACTTTATGAGTCTCGTCGAAACCTCAGCTGATGTTTCTGTTGAAAGCGTGAAAAAGGCCGGTCAAGTAACAAGCTTCCTTCTGTACCTCGCGTACAAATCCACAAGGATGATGCTTGCATTGGCGTCTTGGACGATCAATGGACCGAAACTAGTGCGCTATTCAAATCCTGAAAAGTCTTTCGAGACTTTGGAGACAGAAATCATGCTGTTGGAAACCCGCTTACAAAACCCTTTCAGTCTGCAAAGGTAATCGGTGGAAGGGGGCTTAAATCCCCTTCTTTCCCAATTCGTAAGTTTTTTGCAGGAAGGCCTCAATCTGTGGGGCCTTTCTGTTTTTCACTTCATCAAACTGTGTGACCTTCACCGGTTTCACGCCACAGAATTCCAAAACAGTGGTTTTCATCATATGAATCGCCGGATTCCAGTTCACAAATTTGTTCCACCACCACGGTGCATCCGTCGTGATGATCAGCCTGCCGGTGCGGCCTTTTAATAGACGATCCCAGAACGGATTGTTCTTGTGGTATTTAAAAGCAAAACCCGGCAGTAGCACCCGATCCAGAAAGCCTTTTAACAAAGCCGGCACTGTTCCCCACCAGATGGGATAAACGATCGCGATGTGCTCAGACCACAGGATGTCTTTTTGAATTTGCACAAGATCTGGCTCTAGCTCCTGAATCTGCAAATAGCCCTTATGCAGGATCGGATCAAACTGCAAACGCGACAGATGCACAAGCTTCACGTCAAAGCCTGATTCCTTTGCGCCATCAAAATATTTCTGTGCTAAAGATCCACAAAGGGCAGCCTCATTGGGGTGGCCATTCAGGATCAAAATCTTTTTCATGCAACACCTCCGATATACAAAGCCACAATGAATGCGATCTGAACCAACCCTCGCTGCAAAACCGACAAAGGCTTGGCTCCCCGGAAACGGATGTCATGCTTGGCGGCGTAATAGTTGGCCGGGAACACCAGAATCAGAAATACGATCAGAGCTTTGGCAGCAAAACGGCGTGTGACAGGATCTGCCAGATCAATAGCCCCCAGAATTTCCAGCGCTCCGGTCACATAGACCAAAAGCATTTTTGCCGGAAACACGGCCGGAATCATTTTCACAAACTCATGGCGAAGCGGCGTAAAGTGGCTAACCCCGGCAAAGAAAAAGACCTGAATCATGATCCACAATGGGACCTCATTCCAGGTGGCCAGCAGCCCGCCGGCTTTGGCCGCCAGTGCTAACAGGGAAAAAACGACCAACATTCGATAAAAGGCATTGAGCTTCTTCATGTTTACAATGTTAACATTAATGTGACCATTGTAAACATAGAAAGTGCGTGCTAGTCTTTATTTCATGGCTAAGACATATCATCATG encodes:
- a CDS encoding extracellular medium-chain-length polyhydroxyalkanoate depolymerase, which translates into the protein MKKLLAGVFGVVAMSLSAQAAKKASNCEVTGLVDRMTCPYLEKLVSGPHLTRHVKYSLPKGKTPKAGWPTVILYQGSLFPVEFSRSSLMIAGGYNEIRLIQTLLDSGFAVIAPPAIEGVAWMTNIVGIDYDTSEDFYFVEELLVAMGNGEFGKLNMDRLYATGISSGGYHSSRMAVAFPGVFKALAVHSASYADCGGPMCFVPAQVPENHPPTIFLHGRLDPVVPVRTMYPYHETLKNQGVETEMFVSPWARHEWLEEAPELITNWFINHK
- a CDS encoding phosphatase PAP2 family protein, with the translated sequence MPVQQFGELLSDPKKLIRHILKVTLIALALAGLALVFVDQQASLYFAEQEVKGLIRAPARILTDIALSEYYFVGSLLVWIFCKWIGPRLSFLQTHLDRVDYYRRWALNFFVALLVAGVITHIIKFTVGRQRPHKTPDFDPYVFDHFTTHWHWHSFSSGHSQVIFTVATMLSVAFPRFKWFWIPFAMLICLTRVVVHDHFVSDIIFGACVGYVGTLLALQLMRKKTSNGIY
- a CDS encoding DoxX family protein, with product MKKLNAFYRMLVVFSLLALAAKAGGLLATWNEVPLWIMIQVFFFAGVSHFTPLRHEFVKMIPAVFPAKMLLVYVTGALEILGAIDLADPVTRRFAAKALIVFLILVFPANYYAAKHDIRFRGAKPLSVLQRGLVQIAFIVALYIGGVA
- a CDS encoding YgjP family zinc-dependent metalloprotease; translation: MHRRNFRRSVSIYLYPNKPIKVVAAKSTPQKVIVDFLMTKKDWIEKNFEKFQEIAEKFPDKKIKAYENFPFKGKERKLKVVITLHKKTFVSVTDEHLLLHIPRNDWSASSLIEEHPTALKEIRHFYKREAVDFLSERVKFWAGEMNLHPSQVKFREQKTRWGSCSSRKVINLNWRLIVFTQEIIDYVIVHELAHLQHMNHSSHFWGLVEKYVENYKDIVKTMKESQYLVEFLSET
- a CDS encoding LysR family transcriptional regulator, coding for MSLLSPSLEAFWAVVQKGTVLEAAKMVNLTQTGVTQRIRSLEKQLGVTLFTRSRKGMRLTQEGESLLRYVQVARDLEGDTLSKISGKKESSFFEVCISGTSTLMRSRIIPKASLVMKKNPKLRVRFDITDTDSVLGKLKTGFAQIGALPANQVGLELDSKTLAPERYVLVGTSAWKKRTLDDILANEPIIDFDPQDTVTLDLLKKYKLAGKAQKLRNYANNIDALTYMLQQGLGYSTLTEEFARPYIKDGSLCLLASDLHLDYSVALAWYPRTEMPPYFKQLVESLTKKT
- a CDS encoding serine/threonine protein kinase, with amino-acid sequence MDKSSSFYSLDPEKVLLAAEHAGFYPTGEFTQLNSYENRVFDIKLEQPCTPDAQSNNVIAKFYRPQRWSKEAILEEHEFLLSLKAEGIPAVAPLLQGHDSTLQEVDGMYVAFFPKVLGRMPQEFLSGELHKVGRLMAQVHNVGARKPAPHRPVLDTSYYGGWETLDHLQDWITPELRDRYNIAAEDILYAIDDSFDTSEFIRIHGDCHKGNLLNNGKEFFLVDFDDFVNGPVIQDFWMLLSGDEDSLDDERMQIIQGYEELREFPDHQWSWIPMLRGLRIIMYAGWIAKRWTDPSFPRLFPEYNKYTYWAEEVEALEKIAWKIG
- a CDS encoding NAD(P)H-dependent oxidoreductase, with translation MKKILILNGHPNEAALCGSLAQKYFDGAKESGFDVKLVHLSRLQFDPILHKGYLQIQELEPDLVQIQKDILWSEHIAIVYPIWWGTVPALLKGFLDRVLLPGFAFKYHKNNPFWDRLLKGRTGRLIITTDAPWWWNKFVNWNPAIHMMKTTVLEFCGVKPVKVTQFDEVKNRKAPQIEAFLQKTYELGKKGI